The Williamsia sp. DF01-3 genome has a window encoding:
- a CDS encoding MaoC/PaaZ C-terminal domain-containing protein, with amino-acid sequence MPIDPSVALGAEVGQTTFSWNASDIALYHLGVGAGADPLDANSLRYLHDAEPKVLPTFATVAASFHETEPPKVSMPGIEIDLAAVVHGSQEVTVHRPIPPSGSATTRTTIAELQDKGSAAVIVQESTTIDDAGEPLWTARSAIFAKGEGGFGGERGVSDKVAYPDREPDRTIEEKTLPQQALLYRLCGDRNPLHSSPEFAEMAGFPRPILHGLCTYGTVCRAVTDTMLGGDVDQIERYAAKFAGIVFPGETLRIKVWEDGSRLLISASVAERDEAPALGNVVLTRR; translated from the coding sequence ATGCCCATCGATCCGTCGGTCGCACTCGGCGCCGAGGTCGGTCAGACCACATTCAGCTGGAACGCCTCCGACATCGCGCTCTATCACCTGGGCGTCGGCGCAGGAGCAGACCCGCTGGACGCGAACAGCCTTCGGTATCTGCACGACGCCGAACCGAAAGTGCTGCCCACATTCGCCACCGTCGCCGCGAGCTTCCACGAGACCGAGCCACCGAAGGTCTCGATGCCCGGCATCGAGATCGACCTTGCCGCAGTGGTTCACGGTTCGCAGGAGGTGACCGTGCACCGCCCCATCCCGCCTTCGGGTTCGGCCACCACACGTACCACCATCGCCGAACTCCAGGACAAGGGCTCGGCCGCGGTCATCGTTCAGGAGTCGACGACGATCGACGACGCCGGTGAGCCGCTGTGGACTGCGCGTTCGGCCATCTTCGCCAAGGGCGAAGGCGGATTCGGCGGCGAGCGTGGGGTCTCGGACAAGGTGGCCTATCCCGACCGCGAACCGGACCGGACGATCGAAGAGAAGACGCTCCCGCAACAGGCGCTTCTCTACCGACTCTGCGGCGACCGCAACCCGTTGCACTCGAGTCCGGAGTTCGCCGAGATGGCGGGCTTCCCCCGGCCGATACTCCACGGGCTCTGCACGTACGGAACAGTGTGCCGGGCTGTCACGGACACGATGCTCGGCGGAGACGTGGACCAGATCGAGCGATATGCGGCGAAGTTCGCCGGTATCGTCTTTCCGGGTGAGACTTTACGAATCAAGGTGTGGGAAGACGGATCTCGCCTTCTCATCTCCGCATCCGTGGCCGAACGCGACGAGGCACCGGCTCTGGGGAACGTGGTGCTGACGAGGCGCTGA
- a CDS encoding Rieske 2Fe-2S domain-containing protein, with product MTSTESELEQGARLTAVDTSADGGAVREIDTGTPPTRFARGWHCLGLLADFDDGKPHPVTVFGTKLVVWVADGELKILDAYCRHMGGDLSQGSIKDGNVACPFHDWRWKANGRCAGVPYAKRAPKLAKTRSWPGMIRNAQIFVYNDPEGNPPPDDVIIPELDELNSDQWTGWTWNKIVIEGSNCREIIDNVVDMAHFFYVHYSLPDYFKNVFEGETAAQYMNSHGRPDVDIMTAYGDTKLESIAAYYGPAYMLNPMVQYYGGYAIETILTNCHYPIDNNSFVLMYGVIAKIPEGLTADQADKMATKITAGIEVGFLQDVEIWKHKSRIDNPLLVEEDGPVYQLRRWYEQFYVDVADVTEEMTQRYEYEIDTTKAVENWNIEVQENIRLKAEREAANASTPETASAT from the coding sequence ATGACGAGTACGGAGTCGGAGTTGGAGCAGGGGGCCCGCCTGACAGCGGTTGACACCAGCGCAGACGGTGGCGCGGTACGCGAGATCGACACCGGCACGCCACCGACCCGATTCGCACGCGGTTGGCATTGCCTCGGCCTTCTTGCCGATTTCGACGACGGCAAACCCCATCCGGTCACCGTGTTCGGCACGAAACTGGTCGTCTGGGTCGCCGACGGCGAGCTCAAGATCCTCGACGCGTACTGCCGGCACATGGGCGGCGATCTGTCGCAGGGCTCGATCAAGGACGGCAACGTCGCCTGCCCGTTCCACGACTGGCGATGGAAGGCCAACGGGCGTTGCGCCGGCGTCCCGTATGCAAAGCGGGCACCCAAACTGGCCAAGACCCGTTCGTGGCCGGGCATGATCCGCAACGCGCAGATTTTCGTCTACAACGACCCCGAGGGCAACCCGCCCCCCGATGACGTGATCATCCCCGAGCTCGACGAATTGAACAGCGACCAGTGGACCGGCTGGACGTGGAACAAGATCGTCATCGAGGGTTCGAACTGCCGCGAGATCATCGACAACGTCGTCGACATGGCGCACTTCTTCTACGTTCACTACTCGTTGCCGGACTACTTCAAGAACGTTTTCGAAGGCGAGACCGCTGCGCAGTACATGAACTCGCATGGGCGTCCGGACGTCGACATCATGACGGCTTACGGTGACACCAAACTCGAGTCCATCGCCGCCTACTACGGTCCTGCCTACATGCTCAACCCGATGGTGCAGTACTACGGCGGCTATGCGATCGAGACGATCCTGACCAACTGCCACTACCCGATCGACAACAATTCGTTTGTCCTCATGTACGGCGTCATCGCGAAGATCCCCGAGGGACTCACCGCCGACCAGGCCGACAAGATGGCGACGAAGATCACCGCCGGTATCGAGGTGGGCTTCCTGCAGGACGTCGAGATCTGGAAGCACAAGAGCCGCATCGACAATCCGCTGCTGGTGGAAGAGGACGGTCCGGTCTACCAGCTGCGCCGCTGGTACGAACAGTTCTACGTCGACGTCGCCGACGTGACCGAGGAGATGACACAGCGCTACGAATACGAGATCGACACCACCAAGGCCGTCGAGAACTGGAACATCGAGGTCCAGGAGAACATTCGCCTCAAGGCCGAGCGCGAAGCCGCGAATGCCTCGACGCCCGAGACGGCTTCGGCCACGTGA
- the dmpG gene encoding 4-hydroxy-2-oxovalerate aldolase has protein sequence MFADSADLMAGARKYSDALDIRITDSSLRDGSHHKRHQFTEQEVRDIVAALDGAGVPVIEVTHGDGLGGSSFNYGFSKTPEQQLIRAAVETATTAKIAFLMLPGLGIKDDIRAAQDNGAQICRIATHCTEADVSIQHFGLARELGLETVGFLMMSHSQPPEVLAKQARIMTDAGCQCVYVVDSAGALVLEQVSDRVSALRAELGDDAQIGFHGHENLDIAVANSIAAVRAGAQQIDGSVRRFGAGAGNTPVEAFVGVCDKLGISTGIDFMKIADAAQDVVRPVMPTECLVDRPAMMMGYAGCYSSFLKHAEGHAEKYGVSAAAILIEAGSRKLVGGQEDQLIDIALELKKKQDANAGV, from the coding sequence ATGTTCGCTGATTCGGCAGATCTCATGGCAGGTGCTCGCAAGTACAGCGATGCCCTGGACATTCGCATCACGGATTCGTCGTTGCGTGACGGCAGCCATCACAAACGTCACCAGTTCACCGAGCAAGAGGTGCGGGACATCGTCGCCGCCCTCGACGGTGCGGGTGTTCCGGTGATCGAGGTGACCCATGGTGATGGTCTGGGTGGGTCGTCGTTCAACTATGGGTTCTCGAAGACTCCTGAGCAGCAGTTGATCCGGGCGGCGGTCGAGACGGCGACGACGGCGAAGATCGCGTTCTTGATGTTGCCTGGTCTGGGGATCAAGGACGATATCCGGGCGGCCCAGGACAACGGTGCGCAGATCTGTCGTATCGCGACGCATTGCACCGAGGCCGATGTGTCGATTCAGCATTTCGGGTTGGCGCGTGAGTTGGGGCTCGAGACCGTGGGGTTCTTGATGATGTCGCACAGTCAGCCTCCCGAGGTGCTCGCGAAGCAGGCGCGGATCATGACCGATGCGGGTTGTCAGTGTGTGTACGTGGTGGATTCAGCCGGTGCACTGGTACTCGAGCAGGTGTCGGATCGGGTGTCGGCATTGCGTGCCGAGCTGGGGGACGACGCTCAGATCGGCTTCCACGGACACGAGAACCTCGACATCGCGGTCGCCAATTCCATTGCGGCCGTTCGGGCAGGCGCTCAACAGATCGATGGGTCGGTCCGCCGCTTCGGTGCCGGCGCCGGCAACACGCCCGTGGAGGCGTTTGTCGGTGTCTGCGACAAGCTGGGCATCAGCACCGGCATCGACTTCATGAAGATCGCCGATGCCGCGCAGGACGTGGTGCGGCCTGTCATGCCCACCGAATGCCTGGTCGACCGGCCCGCGATGATGATGGGCTACGCCGGGTGTTACAGCTCGTTCCTCAAGCACGCCGAGGGCCACGCCGAGAAGTACGGTGTGTCCGCCGCAGCGATCTTGATCGAGGCGGGCAGTCGAAAGCTCGTCGGCGGCCAAGAAGACCAACTGATCGACATCGCCCTGGAGCTCAAGAAGAAGCAGGACGCGAACGCCGGCGTGTGA
- a CDS encoding MFS transporter gives MKTSVGASPSDSGADEKFGLRTVWLIFVVCTAVSMVVAAMAALNTAIPEIAPDIEATSNQLTWLIDGYTLTLAALLLPAGALGDRYGRRLALVGGLIIFAIGSLLPVWINDPNLFIASRCFTGVGAAFAMPATLSLITSGVPESKRPLAVSIWAGVAGIGAIGGFFVTGILLEFFDWHSIFIAFAVAAGTTAVLSCTIPTSRDSTSKRFDLIGSISSAAAIALVVFGLIEAPHRGWVNPLVIAALVGGVALIGVFWMLQTRRAQPLLDVTLFRNRAFSAGAFSIMLQFLVAFGVFFVLLQRLQLVFGYSPLKSAVAMFPLVVVVMIFSLLGNWVAVKINLRAILAVGTFFMGVGVIMLGVIDHTEYRTIAVSLVVMAAGLGIATAPSTTGIMVNTPADNQGVGSAVNDTARELGSALGIAIAGSLLAAGYTRDVQPTADSAQNQLTQAASQLQAAGQAEQAQQATSAAGSIGEHITRTLAEALQVAQGIAPRQPELAAQISEGAKEAFVGPMNTACIVLGAIGIAGAVLLAIFTPKAMGGQDATVGELPTEHPATAAAAKTSTD, from the coding sequence ATGAAGACATCTGTGGGGGCGTCGCCGAGCGATTCGGGAGCAGACGAGAAGTTCGGACTCCGAACCGTCTGGCTGATCTTTGTGGTGTGCACCGCCGTCTCGATGGTCGTGGCTGCGATGGCCGCGTTGAACACCGCGATTCCCGAGATCGCTCCGGACATCGAGGCGACTTCGAACCAGCTGACCTGGCTCATCGACGGATACACGCTGACCCTGGCCGCCCTGCTGTTGCCGGCGGGCGCTCTGGGCGACCGATATGGCCGCCGCCTGGCTCTGGTCGGTGGTCTCATCATCTTCGCCATCGGCTCCCTCCTGCCGGTGTGGATCAATGATCCGAACCTGTTCATCGCCTCGCGCTGTTTCACCGGTGTGGGTGCCGCCTTTGCGATGCCGGCGACCCTGTCGCTGATCACCTCCGGGGTGCCGGAGTCCAAACGACCACTGGCTGTGAGCATCTGGGCCGGCGTGGCCGGAATCGGGGCAATCGGCGGATTCTTCGTCACCGGGATATTGCTTGAGTTCTTCGACTGGCATTCGATCTTCATCGCGTTCGCCGTCGCAGCAGGAACCACCGCTGTGCTCTCGTGCACCATCCCGACATCTCGCGACTCCACCTCGAAACGCTTCGATCTGATCGGCTCGATCAGCTCTGCGGCAGCCATCGCGCTTGTCGTGTTCGGTCTCATCGAGGCTCCGCACCGCGGATGGGTCAACCCGCTTGTCATCGCCGCACTGGTCGGCGGTGTCGCCCTGATCGGGGTCTTCTGGATGCTTCAGACGAGGCGGGCCCAGCCCCTCCTCGACGTCACGCTGTTCCGCAACCGGGCCTTCTCAGCCGGCGCCTTCAGCATCATGCTCCAGTTCCTGGTCGCCTTCGGTGTGTTCTTTGTCCTGCTGCAGCGGTTGCAGTTGGTGTTCGGCTACTCCCCGTTGAAGTCGGCCGTCGCGATGTTCCCCCTTGTGGTGGTCGTGATGATCTTCTCGTTGCTGGGCAACTGGGTTGCGGTGAAGATCAATCTGCGTGCGATCCTGGCGGTCGGCACCTTCTTCATGGGCGTGGGCGTCATCATGTTGGGCGTCATCGACCACACCGAGTACCGGACGATCGCGGTGTCGCTGGTTGTCATGGCGGCGGGTCTGGGTATCGCGACCGCGCCGTCCACCACCGGGATCATGGTGAACACCCCTGCCGACAATCAGGGAGTCGGCTCGGCGGTCAACGACACCGCTCGAGAACTGGGCTCGGCGCTCGGAATCGCCATCGCCGGCAGCCTGTTGGCCGCCGGCTACACGAGAGATGTTCAGCCGACCGCTGATTCGGCCCAGAACCAGCTGACCCAGGCCGCGAGTCAATTGCAGGCGGCCGGCCAGGCGGAACAGGCGCAACAGGCCACCTCTGCTGCCGGTTCCATCGGCGAACACATCACGCGCACACTCGCCGAAGCGCTGCAGGTTGCTCAGGGCATCGCGCCGCGCCAACCCGAACTCGCGGCGCAGATCTCCGAGGGTGCAAAAGAGGCCTTTGTCGGACCGATGAACACCGCCTGCATCGTTCTCGGCGCGATCGGAATCGCCGGTGCGGTGTTGTTGGCCATCTTCACCCCGAAGGCGATGGGCGGGCAGGACGCCACGGTGGGCGAATTGCCCACCGAGCACCCCGCCACCGCGGCTGCGGCCAAGACCTCGACCGACTGA
- the hsaA gene encoding 3-hydroxy-9,10-secoandrosta-1,3,5(10)-triene-9,17-dione monooxygenase oxygenase subunit, which translates to MSDRSQEGAQVLDKISALLPEIEQRAQEAEDLRQIPDETIASLEDIGFFKLMQPEQWGGYQVDPVTFYEAVRRLGSACGSTGWVSGIIGIHNWHLALFPQQAQEDVWGKDTSVRISSSYAPMGMGEVVEGGYKVNGSWAWSSGSGHASWVVLGGPVIKNGKPVDFVSFLIPREDYAIRDVWNVVGLKGTGSNTIDVKDVFVPSHRMLSFRAMSTGEAPGLEKNTAPVYKMPWGTIHPSTISAPIVGMAYGAYAAHVEHQGKRVRAAYAGEKAKDDPFAKVRIAEAASDIDAAWTQLSGNLQAEYDLLLAGQEVPMELRLKARRDQVRATGRAIASIDRLFENSGAHALDNDTPIQRFWRDAHAGRVHAANDAERAYVAYGNGEFGIPIGDTMV; encoded by the coding sequence ATGAGCGACCGCAGCCAAGAGGGCGCGCAGGTACTGGACAAGATCAGCGCATTGCTGCCCGAGATCGAACAGCGGGCACAGGAAGCAGAGGATCTGCGTCAGATTCCCGACGAGACGATCGCGTCGCTCGAGGACATCGGGTTCTTCAAGCTCATGCAGCCCGAGCAGTGGGGCGGTTACCAGGTCGATCCGGTGACGTTCTACGAGGCAGTGCGTCGGCTCGGCTCGGCGTGTGGCTCCACCGGATGGGTCTCGGGCATCATCGGCATCCACAACTGGCACCTGGCTCTCTTCCCGCAGCAGGCGCAGGAGGACGTATGGGGCAAGGACACCTCAGTCCGTATCTCCTCGTCCTACGCCCCGATGGGTATGGGTGAAGTGGTCGAAGGCGGTTACAAGGTCAACGGTTCGTGGGCATGGTCCTCGGGTTCGGGCCACGCGAGCTGGGTTGTCCTCGGCGGACCGGTGATCAAGAACGGAAAACCCGTCGACTTCGTGAGCTTCCTGATCCCGCGCGAGGACTACGCCATTCGCGACGTGTGGAACGTGGTCGGGCTCAAGGGGACCGGGTCCAACACCATCGACGTCAAGGACGTGTTCGTACCGAGCCACCGGATGCTGAGCTTCCGGGCGATGAGCACCGGCGAGGCTCCGGGCCTGGAGAAGAACACCGCGCCGGTCTACAAGATGCCCTGGGGCACAATCCATCCGAGCACCATCTCGGCGCCGATCGTGGGAATGGCATACGGCGCCTACGCCGCACACGTCGAGCATCAGGGCAAGCGCGTGCGCGCCGCCTACGCCGGTGAGAAGGCGAAGGACGACCCATTCGCCAAGGTTCGCATCGCCGAGGCCGCCAGTGACATCGACGCGGCATGGACCCAGCTCTCGGGCAACCTGCAGGCCGAATACGATCTGCTGCTCGCGGGACAGGAAGTCCCGATGGAACTCCGGTTGAAGGCCCGTCGCGATCAGGTCCGCGCAACTGGCCGGGCCATCGCGTCGATCGACCGGCTTTTCGAGAACTCGGGAGCCCACGCCCTCGACAACGACACCCCCATCCAGCGGTTCTGGCGCGACGCCCATGCCGGCCGCGTCCACGCGGCCAACGATGCCGAACGGGCCTACGTCGCCTACGGCAACGGCGAATTCGGGATCCCTATCGGCGACACGATGGTCTGA
- the kstD gene encoding 3-oxosteroid 1-dehydrogenase produces the protein MSRSEEIPGDEIFDVIVVGAGGAGMSSAITAAAHGLDTVIIEKSPYWGGSTSRSGGGVWIPNNQVLKRDGVKDDPEAARTYVRAIVGDGVAPERIDAYIDRGPEALDFLSEHAPLELEWVKNYSDYYPEAPGGRVGGRSCEPKPFDSRKLGDDIKTLHPPYSKSPLNVVVMQSDYRWLSTGLRHWRGPLRAIKVATRFAVAKLTGKRLIAMGAALTAELLLGVRQAGIPLRLNTGLVDLVTENGRVVGVVVETDGKQRTIRARHGVVLACGGFEHNEEMRHKYQREPIGSQWTTGAESNTGDGINAGLKIGAGVSFMEDAWWGPTIPLPRGPWFALSERALPGSFMVNDRGERFMNESLPYVEAVHRMYGGEFGQGEGPGENLPCWLVFDQTYRNRYMFASVSGRQPLPGKWFKSGVITKAGSLAELAEKIGVPADRLSRTTERFNEFAKKGEDEDFGRGVSQYDHYYGDITNKPNPSLGPLKKAPFYAVKMVPGDLGTKGGINTDAAGRALRADGSIIEGLYAAGNTSSPVMGHTYAGPGATIGPAMVFGYLAALDIADNAQRSRAAGEKAS, from the coding sequence ATGAGCCGTTCGGAAGAGATTCCTGGAGACGAGATCTTCGATGTGATCGTCGTCGGCGCCGGTGGCGCCGGTATGAGTTCGGCCATCACGGCCGCCGCTCATGGCCTCGACACAGTGATCATCGAGAAGTCGCCGTACTGGGGTGGATCCACCTCCCGGTCGGGTGGAGGTGTCTGGATCCCGAACAACCAGGTGCTCAAGCGTGACGGCGTCAAGGACGATCCCGAGGCCGCACGGACCTATGTCCGCGCCATCGTGGGCGACGGTGTGGCACCCGAGCGCATCGACGCCTACATCGACCGCGGCCCCGAGGCGCTCGACTTCCTGAGCGAGCACGCGCCCCTCGAACTGGAGTGGGTCAAGAACTACTCCGACTACTACCCGGAGGCACCGGGCGGCCGAGTGGGCGGACGCTCCTGTGAGCCCAAGCCGTTCGACTCCCGCAAACTGGGTGACGACATCAAGACCCTGCACCCCCCGTACAGCAAATCCCCCTTGAACGTGGTGGTGATGCAGTCGGACTACCGCTGGCTGAGCACAGGACTGCGTCACTGGCGCGGACCCCTGCGCGCGATCAAGGTCGCCACGCGGTTCGCCGTTGCCAAGCTGACCGGCAAACGACTGATCGCGATGGGCGCCGCCCTCACCGCGGAACTGCTTCTCGGAGTCCGGCAGGCCGGTATCCCGTTGCGCCTGAACACCGGACTCGTCGATCTGGTCACCGAGAACGGTCGCGTCGTCGGTGTGGTGGTGGAGACCGACGGCAAGCAGAGAACCATCCGTGCCCGGCACGGCGTGGTGCTCGCGTGTGGCGGCTTCGAGCACAACGAGGAGATGCGCCATAAATACCAGCGCGAACCCATCGGATCGCAGTGGACCACCGGCGCAGAGTCCAACACCGGCGACGGCATCAACGCCGGCCTGAAAATCGGTGCGGGCGTGAGCTTCATGGAAGACGCCTGGTGGGGTCCGACGATCCCGCTCCCCCGCGGGCCGTGGTTCGCGCTCTCCGAGCGAGCACTCCCGGGCAGCTTCATGGTCAACGACCGCGGCGAACGTTTCATGAACGAGTCACTGCCCTACGTGGAAGCAGTGCACCGCATGTACGGCGGCGAGTTCGGCCAGGGCGAGGGGCCAGGAGAGAACCTGCCGTGCTGGTTGGTGTTCGACCAGACCTACCGCAACCGGTACATGTTCGCATCGGTGTCGGGCCGTCAGCCGTTGCCCGGCAAGTGGTTCAAGTCCGGCGTGATCACCAAGGCCGGGAGTCTGGCCGAACTCGCGGAGAAGATCGGCGTGCCCGCCGACCGTCTGTCCCGAACCACCGAGCGGTTCAACGAGTTCGCGAAGAAGGGCGAGGACGAGGACTTCGGGCGCGGGGTGAGCCAGTACGACCACTACTACGGCGACATCACCAACAAGCCCAACCCCAGCCTGGGCCCCCTGAAGAAGGCGCCGTTCTACGCAGTGAAGATGGTGCCGGGCGACCTCGGGACCAAGGGCGGGATCAACACCGACGCTGCAGGCCGCGCTCTGCGCGCCGACGGGTCGATCATCGAGGGGCTCTACGCCGCGGGCAACACGAGTTCGCCGGTCATGGGCCACACCTATGCCGGACCAGGCGCCACCATCGGGCCCGCAATGGTCTTCGGATACCTTGCCGCACTGGACATCGCCGACAATGCTCAGCGGTCGCGTGCCGCCGGAGAGAAGGCCAGCTGA
- a CDS encoding 2-keto-4-pentenoate hydratase, producing the protein MTVSDQERQRIADDLARAEATAVAIDPPVVSQPDLDVTDAYEIQLINIRRRLDAGASVAGHKVGLASEAMQKMMGVDEPDYGHLLDVMQYHEHTPIDATKFCYPRVEVEVGFILGADLPGAGCTNEDVIAAVEWVVPSIELIDSRIRDWKISLPDTIADNASSCGWVLGEQRVRISDIDTGNIDATLHRNDELIAEGNSSAVLGHPLNAVSWLARKVESFGVRLRKGDVILPGTATRAIDIRSGDHFVAQFAGLGSVTLDFT; encoded by the coding sequence GTGACCGTTTCCGACCAGGAACGTCAGCGTATCGCCGACGATCTGGCCCGGGCCGAGGCGACCGCGGTCGCCATCGATCCACCGGTGGTGAGCCAGCCGGATCTCGACGTCACCGACGCCTACGAGATCCAGCTGATCAACATCCGCAGGCGGCTCGACGCGGGTGCGTCGGTCGCCGGCCACAAGGTGGGCCTGGCGTCTGAGGCGATGCAGAAGATGATGGGTGTCGACGAGCCGGACTACGGTCACCTGCTCGACGTGATGCAGTATCACGAGCACACCCCGATCGATGCCACAAAGTTCTGCTATCCCCGCGTCGAGGTCGAGGTCGGTTTCATCCTCGGCGCTGATCTGCCCGGCGCGGGCTGCACCAACGAGGACGTGATCGCAGCGGTGGAGTGGGTGGTTCCCTCGATCGAACTGATCGACAGCCGCATCCGCGACTGGAAGATCTCTCTGCCCGACACCATTGCCGACAACGCGTCGTCGTGCGGTTGGGTGCTGGGCGAACAGCGCGTCCGCATCTCCGACATCGACACCGGCAACATCGACGCCACCCTGCACCGCAACGACGAGTTGATCGCCGAGGGCAACTCGAGCGCGGTGCTCGGTCATCCGCTCAATGCGGTGTCCTGGCTGGCGCGCAAGGTCGAGAGCTTCGGTGTTCGCCTGCGAAAGGGTGACGTCATCCTTCCGGGCACCGCCACCCGGGCGATCGACATCCGGTCGGGCGACCACTTCGTTGCACAGTTCGCCGGACTCGGCAGCGTCACCTTGGATTTCACGTAG
- a CDS encoding AMP-binding protein has product MGFNLADVFETVADAVPDTVALTYEGVDHSYRQLEVESNKVAHMLTAAGVGAAEHVSLFLKNSVEHVTTILGVIKIRAVPININYRYTPAELLYIFENSDSVAIVVEEAEHQDNLATIVGQIPTLRTIFVIGVITEQLSVAAADAGVDVRLFDPSGQSEARDFEPRTGDELWVLYTGGTTGYPKGVMWRHDDFFHKPLSGGNPYEDKPRKDLAEIGAAAKEFPGLSFLIAAPLMHGAALYSLFTFLTLGARLVLMRAFDPEKVVRSIEADKVNVVLIVGDGMGSPLADAMQKLKDEVDMSTLFSITSGGAIWSVGVREKMLAAKPDLLLRDNFGASETGNDGAFEVREDGTLAMPPTSKMTVVDEKLNVIEPGTGDVGMIARIGRVPLGYYRDEEKSARTFPTLPDGTRLAVLGDMGQVEADGTIVFLGRGSQCINTGGEKVFAEEVEACLHAHPSVADALVVPAPDERMGQKVSAVVAIRPDALEPDLDEIQAHCRTMLAGYKIPRLLVVVDEIKRTPAGKADYRWAKQAALDATGTPV; this is encoded by the coding sequence ATGGGGTTCAATCTGGCGGATGTCTTCGAGACCGTGGCGGACGCGGTTCCGGACACGGTGGCGCTCACCTACGAGGGCGTCGACCACAGCTACCGACAGCTCGAGGTCGAATCGAACAAGGTGGCCCACATGCTGACCGCAGCCGGTGTCGGTGCGGCCGAGCATGTCTCGTTGTTCCTCAAGAACAGCGTGGAACACGTGACCACCATCCTCGGCGTCATCAAGATCCGCGCCGTACCGATCAACATCAACTACCGATACACACCGGCAGAGCTGCTCTACATCTTCGAGAACTCCGATTCGGTTGCGATCGTGGTCGAGGAAGCCGAGCACCAGGACAATCTCGCCACGATCGTCGGCCAGATCCCGACGTTGCGAACGATCTTCGTGATCGGCGTGATCACCGAACAGCTGTCGGTGGCCGCCGCGGACGCGGGCGTCGACGTTCGGTTGTTCGATCCGTCGGGTCAGTCGGAGGCGCGTGACTTCGAGCCCAGGACCGGCGATGAGCTGTGGGTCCTCTACACGGGCGGAACAACGGGATATCCCAAAGGCGTCATGTGGCGACACGACGATTTCTTTCACAAGCCCCTGTCCGGCGGCAATCCCTACGAGGACAAACCCCGCAAGGACCTTGCCGAGATCGGCGCTGCAGCCAAGGAATTCCCCGGTCTGTCCTTCTTGATAGCGGCGCCACTCATGCACGGCGCAGCCCTGTATTCACTGTTCACCTTCCTCACCTTGGGCGCCAGACTGGTGCTGATGCGTGCTTTCGATCCGGAGAAGGTCGTGCGGTCGATCGAGGCCGACAAGGTCAATGTGGTGCTGATCGTCGGGGACGGCATGGGTTCCCCCTTGGCCGACGCGATGCAGAAACTCAAGGACGAGGTCGACATGTCGACGCTGTTCTCCATCACCTCCGGCGGTGCGATCTGGTCGGTGGGTGTGCGGGAGAAGATGCTGGCCGCCAAGCCGGACCTGTTGCTGCGCGACAACTTCGGAGCGTCGGAAACCGGCAACGACGGTGCCTTCGAAGTCCGCGAGGACGGCACGCTTGCGATGCCACCCACCTCGAAGATGACCGTGGTCGACGAGAAGCTGAACGTGATCGAACCCGGTACCGGAGACGTGGGCATGATCGCCCGCATCGGCAGGGTCCCGCTCGGCTATTACCGGGACGAGGAGAAGTCGGCACGTACGTTCCCGACACTGCCCGACGGGACGCGTCTGGCTGTGCTCGGCGACATGGGACAGGTGGAGGCCGACGGGACGATCGTGTTCCTGGGCCGCGGGTCGCAGTGCATCAACACCGGAGGCGAGAAGGTCTTCGCCGAGGAGGTGGAGGCGTGCCTCCACGCACACCCCTCTGTTGCGGACGCGCTTGTTGTTCCCGCACCCGATGAGCGGATGGGTCAGAAGGTGTCTGCGGTCGTCGCGATTCGTCCCGACGCTCTAGAGCCCGATCTCGACGAGATCCAGGCCCACTGCCGAACGATGCTCGCCGGGTACAAGATCCCGCGGCTGCTGGTGGTGGTGGACGAGATCAAGCGCACGCCGGCCGGCAAGGCGGACTACCGATGGGCCAAGCAGGCTGCGCTGGATGCGACGGGCACGCCGGTCTAG